The nucleotide window CGCCCTCGGGGTGTTCAAACTCGGGATGTGTCTCCACTGAGGCCTGCTGGCTCCCATCATCTCCGCCGTTCTCGCTTTTCACCACCCCGACCTCAGTGAACTGCATCTCACTAGGGTTCACCTCAGGTTCCCCTTCTTCAGTAAAGTTCAGCTTCTCGGGTGTTAATGTGGACTTGGTGTCCTCATCAGTTTCAGGTTTATAGGTTTTGTCTTGGGTAATAATGAAGATCTCCTTCATGGTTTTTCTGTTAATTGTATATAAAAGTAATGAGGCTGCACTCACACTATCCCTACGGCAGAGCTCAGGATTCgaagctgaaaaaaaataaataaataaataaaaattacttaAGATTAAAACAACTCCTGGCCTGGAGTTATCACAGACATGTggattttgttttgtgattatttgACAAAACCACTCCCTGACATTACTGCTGCAACAAACCCAAAGCCCTTGACATACTGggttgagttttttttgtttgtttgtttttgtttgtgttcctaataatcctttaggtgagtgtattctAACAATGATGAAGTGGACAACCTGTTAATTAGTCTAGATTATCTGTTCTAGCTATCACTAGATACTCATTTATGTATTCTTTTACATTATGCAGCCCCATATGCAACAAACTGCAATGCACTATATGCTTTGAATCCTTTATATCAGAGTCAGCATTCATTTGTCAATAGGGCTACAGTAGCTCTCATATTGGAACGAAATTCATGGGTCAGCCTTTTCatgctgtaagccataatcatccaaattaaaattcacattttgaattaaattacaaaagaaatccacaatattcttattttttggtatgcactgtatatataaggAAATCTTTTAGCTCTTTACTTCTATGCCATACTGTTGTCGGTTTCATTCTTCTCTAGGTCCTCCTTTTCCTCCACTCCAACCATGGGATCGCACAAAACACAGGTCCACCAATCACAGCAGAGATGTCAGCCAGGTAGAATGCCAGGTCATAATTGCCAAGGCGATCATGCAGGATCCCtgacaaccacacacacaaagttaaaaataagaCTGTGCTGGATTAAGTGCTATTCTATGTGCTGCTCATTAATGATATCTTTTTCAATACTCACCATTTTTTCACTCAGATATTATTATGTTAGAGTTAAATATAACACTAGAGGGTACCGGCGTCTCTGTCTGTGTTAAGATTCTCACGTCTGCATGCTACCATTACCTGCAAATGAAGTTTGTGATCAACTCGCTGCCACTCCTTACGCTGCTCCAATGTTTCTGCAGATATATTATTACCTCACAGTACGACATAAAAAGGTGATGATGACGCTGCTTCCTGTTACATGGTGAGGGACTCCTGCTACACCGGCTCAAACACCTATAGTGGGCCCTGTGCTTACTGACCAGCACCAGGGCCACCCCTGGTGCCCTGTGCTGTCCACAGATGAGACCAGGTTCAACCTGAACATAAGTGACAGAAATGAAAGGCTGGAGAAGTCTGGAGAAGCCATGGAGAATTTTATGCTGTCTGTAACATTGTTCAGCATGACCGGGTTGGTGGTACCTCAATGATGGTCTGGGGAGGCATACTCatggagagagacacacagatcTATATATGCTAGAAAACTGCATCCTGACTGCCACTAGTTACAGGGATGAAATCCTCGGACACGTCTTTGGACTACGATGGTGCAGTTCTCCCAGGACTGCCGCTTCAGGTCGcatcctttgttttccctcaggatctcactcagcCAGCATGAATCCAgggttaaaaacattaaattgtgAGTACAGTGTAAACCAATAGAAATAAGGGTGTTTCTATCatacataatgtactgtatccCCCCCCCTCCATTACCTGGGACAAAATAACCCCTGTCCAACATGTGAAAAATGTCAGGAAAAAGCATTGTGTGGGtagaaaagtaatttaaaaaaaatcatcataccAGCCAGATACAGCAGGGACAAAACATAATAAGACAGAACAACATTCCCCCAAGACCATAGTAGTACATAATCAACACTGAACAACAAGAGATCACACAAATCTAACTTAAAATATGAACACAAGTCTCCAAAAAAATCATGAGTGCAGGCGTAAGAGAGTACAATTCCACCACAAAACACAAGAACCTTGGGCACGGCAAAGGATAATAAAGTGCTAATCAGTACATAGTTCTAGTGCAAAGAAAAAGAGCTATTGCAATATAATACTAATGTGGTAAGATTAAACAATACGTGCTGCTTGACAGTCATATTACAGGTGAAACAGTCCTTTGTACGAATACAGCACAATAATTTGTTTTTGCAGACAGCTCAAGAGAGATGTAGTGTTTTAGTTAGATCTAGTTCATTGACCCCCACTGAAATCGCCCTTTAAGGGGCCATATCGAACGGGGTCCTGGAATGAGGACAAAGCATGCATAATCAAAACCGGATGTAGATTAGACACATCTTGGTTGATTGCCTCAAGCCCACACACATGAACCTCGAAGAGCCTTTTACTTTGCCATACCACCACACGTGGCTTACCACCAACACAGACTAAATAACCAGCTGACACTGGACAGGGCACTGCAACCCTCGTTGCAATCCTGGTAATCAAGAAGTGATCACAAGCAGGTCTAAGGAAGGATGCTTGAGACTGGAccatggtgtgtgtgagatgtcaGATACACACTGTCATACTAAAATGTCCTTAGCACCTGTTTTGACAACTGTAAAAGCTTTTAGTAGGACATGGTAAAACACAGACTCTTGAAGACAGAAGTGATCTTTTATTTGAATGAAAGGGGAATTGCACgcatacacaaaaacaaacaaacacaaacaaagtgtAAGGCAGTGCTCAGTGAGTGAGGGCGCTGTGCAGAAGATGCAGCCTTGTGAGCAGGATCTGCTGTCAGGGGTAGTCTGCAGGCCAAGTCAGACAAAGCAGaaggtgagcaagccgaggagaCAGTGAAGCCAGAGTGCTGGCCTTTTCTCAGCAGTGTGTTCTAAGCCGTGGGGATCTTGGAGCAGTCGGCATCAATGAGTAGAGATGATAAATCCTCCTCACCTGATCAGAGTCACTGCACCCCTTTTTAAGGAGTGGATATGGCTGATCTACTACGAGCCTCATTGAGTTATGGCACCCCGCTCCTCCTATGGATGTACAGGAGCTGTTCATGGTGCTGAATGCACGCTGATCGCTTTTTGTCTTGATTGGGCAAGAAGTTAGCAGATTGTGAGGTGCTCTGGCTGTAGGCTCAGCTCATacacatctaaagcagttattgttaatgaaactatcacagatcaggagtttgatatatgtTTAACTCAAAGTTGGATTGAAGAAAATGGGTATGTAGCTCTTAATcacctcatctgggtgataacggataacagggattgatctgcacttatactgtgtgttaggaagctggaagttcagtataacaggagattcaggctttgaaaccaggcagtgtttaagttaatatggagtccagttcattattggaggctcaggtaaactgtaggaaattctaatcatgaactatcgagcaaccgaagtcacaagtcctcagagaacagctgtctgcatcagccgaggacaggaccgtcttcatggtaaagtggaaccgtcacCAAttaccacacggggcatccatgcaacgagatctccaaccagaagagggacaccaggacgagtcagtcCAAAGTTtcagtgtgatcagaaaacTTGCTTCTAGCTGTATGTGGCCCTAGGACTAGAACCTGTATCTTATCAGGATTTAGCataaggaagttaattaacatccagtctcttatgtcctgcacacattgaccaactttgtataattttatggccaTAGGGACAAAAGATCTTTTGTGGCTTTCTGATTACCACCAAGTGTTCTACAGAGTGCCACACAaacatagttacacaaccctgatcagaggccaataggaggtcatttactactttaacgagcactgtctctgtactgtgatgaggcctaaatcctgactgatacagttcatgtatgccatttctatgtatatatgagcatagctgctccgctactatcttttccagaatcttagagataaaggggaggtatatgatattggcctgtaactggacagctgacaggggtcgaggtcaggtttcttaattattggtttgataactgctaatttaaaagattttggaacatatccaatgctgagtgaagaattaattattctcaacaggggttctgttattgctggtactatctgtttaagaaaatgtgtcggtacaggatctaatatacaggttgatgaatttgaagaagagatgagtgaaattagttcattctcttcaaggggagtaaagtattctaggttctggtctgacatggctagattaacatctgcatcaatttcattgttcggtttcaaaacctcaattttatgcataatatttacaattttattattaaaaaagttcatgaagtcctcactattgcatgatgttgttgtggagatttctgcagtggtcttatttctggttaatttggctacagcattaaataagaatctaggattatttttgttattttctataagagtggagagatatgttgatctagctacactaagagcttttctatagttcaggatgctctccttccatgctatttgaaatactagtaatttgtgtgcgcgtgtgatcgttataccagagagcaagtttcttatctctaataatttttcttttgactggagctacattatctaaggtatagcgaaatgtcgactctaaatattcagtcgcctgatcgagttctgtggggtcagacggtgatctaatcgaagttgggaactctgggagattactgataaaactctgacacttactatgacacacttgaattgagacaagatagtgatctgagataacttcagatagtataattgtgaataaatttcttatacttaatccgaataatattattaaatctaaagtgtgacctgctttatgagtgggtcctactacacactgatttactcctactgagtccagtatggacataaatgctctacacacAGGGttttctggattctcaaaatgaatattaaaatctccagcaattaacacttaaaGAACTgtgaatgacaaaaaaaaggatgtaaAGGTCTTGAGATGCGAACTATTTGTAAACacagaatatatgataatagaatagacagtgaaaacaatgtatataaaataactgTATGATCATGAACACAGTTCtactactttatgcaaagtttcggTTATAGGCTAAACatcttaaagataattaaacagccaaatgttaaaaatgtgtctatTTTTGAGTAActaatttccacacagtagttactatatttaagttcttacatttattgaCCAAACTGATGTTATTACTTGTGATCCATtttagattgatgggagcacAATGGCTCAGTTTTAACCAGTGTACATGATTACAGGACAATCTGTTTAAgctgcacttttggatggtatgaaGCCAACAAACCCAAGAaagatggaaggaagtaaaacaaaaaaaaaaaacaaaaaaaacaagtttacttttagctttagtgtttggagaatatttcttctttccaccattttgtcctctgctttagaaactcttaagcctcttaaaagtcctcctctctactcttaacaatttttaccttaggaggaGTTTTTGTGGCTAAGATGTTTCATAAATTACTTTTATCGTTACTAAGATTTGGTTAACTTTATGGAAAATTCTAAGAAattgtcataattctaagaattttcttagaaattCATCATTAGAAGCAACTTTTAGGTTaaaaaagctttgtgaatatAGGCTCAGATTCTTTAACAAGCACCATGTTAAGAAACCTAACTGTTTAATTTGTCCACCATCTAGTGGCTAATTGACTGAAGAGCaccgcaccacacacacacacacacaccatattaaAAGTGAAAACATTCAGGGgtttattgttgctgttaaAGGGTCAGGGTGTGTTCCACAGAACCTACACCACCAATCACTGTGGTTTGTGCTTCATTATACAGATGTGCTCCAGAGGTGATGTGCATTAGAACCGCAGCAGCAGCTTCGACTCCAGAGCTAAAAGttaacagtgaaaaaaaaaaaaagccatgtcCTTTATAACAGAGACGTCTTCATGCCAGACTTTTGGATTTCTTGGGTGATGTCGTGTCTCCTGTCTCCATGGCGACATCTCCTTTCCTCTTCCTCAGGCCCTTCATCTTCCTCGTCTGCAGTTTGCTCAGGTCCTGCTTCTGCATGTGCAGACGGCCATATCTGGTGCCAAAGGCATCATGGgagatgtttttcttcttcttgggCTGCAAAAATAACAGGATTAGTGACTCTTGTACATCAGAACGTATATTTTAACAATCACTGGTTATTATACGATAGAGCGACCAATCTGTCAGAAAGGGGCGGAGCCTTCAGGTCTGACCTGGAGATGATGGGTCAGTATTGAACAGTTGGACATAACCCCGCCCCCAGGCAGTGATGTAAGCAATTCCTTGTTCTAGCCTAGCAAGCTGTCTGTGCTGCCATGGAGCTGGGTTTTTTTTCACGTCTGAAAACTGGTTCAAAATCCGGCACCCACTCCGAACCAGCTCCGGAACcaccttgtctctctctctctcacacacacacacacacacacacacacgggtgtTCAGGTCTCTCACCTTCACTCCTCTGGGCTGTCTGAGTGCTGTCTTGTACAGGTCATCCGAGGACAGGTGTGTCCTCCTCACCACCAGGTCTAACGACGGACCCATTTCCTCCAGCTCGATCCTCGGCGTCCGACATCCAGACTTCTTCAACAgcaccctgacacacacacacacacacatttagagtgaaggaggtgtggcctctgcctGCCAGCCCCAGTAAataaggaggcgtggcctgtgtcaCATGGTCACTCACTTGTAGCTGCGCAGGTAAATTTTTCCGTCCAGAGCGGTGAAGTGTAGAACGTGATCGAGACCGCCGAGACGCACTGCAGACACAGATGGACCGCGGAAaaaatctacacacacaaaaagaagatTCCACTTTCAGTCAGGTttacccatgtgtgtgtgtgtgtgtgtgtgtgtgtgtgtcagtaaatactgtgttattttcttttctttgtaaaGTATAAAGTCTTTCCACAAAGTGCCCGCTCATTTCTTTTCGCATTAACTTTTACAAAAACGAAACTTTTTAAACACAGcgtaataaaacacacaccctGTTTATAGATGtactaatattaaataattaattaatattaaaacacaaaCCTAACCCTATGAAAACACTGTTAGTTGTAGGGTTATTACACTTTTCCTCGTATTTCTAgaacaaattaatattttaagaagTTGCTGTGCTCCTGTTCTCCAGCAGAGGGCGCTCACTGTATCACcagttaattaaacacaaagtcTACACTTACTCGGTATTTGTCTAGACCTGAACTTCACTAGTGTTGAggtcctaaacacacacatgcgcagtAAGGAGATTCCACTTTTAGTCAAAtttacctctgtgtgtgtgtgtgtgtgtgtgtgtgtgtgtctcacctgtCAGGACACTCCTGAGGCGTATGTATTCTTTATCCGTCTCAAAAAGTTCTCCTGCAAACACCAACATGGGCTTCGTCCCCTCAGCACACTTTGtgttctgtaacacacacacacacacttgcagtgTAACCCTGTCCATCTGTGTAGATCCgcatgtgcgtgtgtctgtgtatgtgtgtgtgcgcgtgcacctGCATACACGCCAGTCGATTGGGGACGTCTCGACAATTAGGGACCTACACACGGGTCCTCAATTGTTTAAGCATCCTAAATGTGTTCAGGAGGCCAAAAAAACTATACTGGTAAGATCATCTCCTCCCCAAAAAAAGGTCCCCAATTTTGGCCTAAATAAGACTGTGTCCTGAGGGGTGGGGCTGGGGAGTGGGGTGCACCTCCCCCCCAGACGTGTTTGCTCTGCAGTGCCTCTAGTGGAAGTGTGCGGTAAATATATAGTCTGTAATACATCCTTCCCACTAGGGGCAGTGTGGAGCAAACAAAGGGTATCTATATCCGGTCAGGTGACTCaaactgaccaatcagagtctAA belongs to Clarias gariepinus isolate MV-2021 ecotype Netherlands chromosome 2, CGAR_prim_01v2, whole genome shotgun sequence and includes:
- the rpf2 gene encoding ribosome production factor 2 homolog, translated to MAQAGGVMKPKTRRSKRFLQNREPKLTENSKNAMIMKGGNTSETVTFALKDIFALKKPNAVLYKKKNIMRPFEDSTSLEFFSKKSDCSLFLFGSHNKKRPNNLIFGRMFDFHVLDMFELGIEKFTALKELKNTKCAEGTKPMLVFAGELFETDKEYIRLRSVLTDFFRGPSVSAVRLGGLDHVLHFTALDGKIYLRSYKVLLKKSGCRTPRIELEEMGPSLDLVVRRTHLSSDDLYKTALRQPRGVKPKKKKNISHDAFGTRYGRLHMQKQDLSKLQTRKMKGLRKRKGDVAMETGDTTSPKKSKSLA